The genomic region CGGACTTCGGGATCGGCCAGTAGCTCTTTTCCGGTGCCGGTAAAGGCATTGCGCCCCTGCACCAGAACATAGCCTTTATCTGCAATCTCAAGCGCTTGCCGGGCGTTCTGTTCCACCATCAGGATCGGAATGCCGGTGCGGGCCACCTCAATAATGCGGTCAAACAACTCGTCCATCACAATCGGTGAGACGCCGGCGGTGGGTTCGTCTAGCATCAGCACCTTGGGCTGGGTCATCAGCGCACGGCCAACCGCCACCTGTTGGCGTTGGCCACCGGACAGCTCTCCCGCTGCCTGATTGCGCTTGTCTTTCAGGATCGGGAACAGGTGATAGATCTGTTCCATGGTCACGCGGATATCATCGGTGCGAATAAACGCGCCCATCTCCAGGTTTTCCTCAACTGTCAGCGAGGTAAAGATATTCTGGTTCTGCGGCACGAATCCCATGCCCTTGATCACCCGGTCCTGCGGGCTGAGCGCGGTGATATCCTCGCCGTCCAGTCGCACCGAGCCGCCCCGCACATTCAACATGCCAAACACCGCCTTCATGGCGGTGGATTTGCCAGCGCCGTTGGGCCCGACAATCACGGCAATCTCGCCGCGATTCACTGCGATAGTGCAGTCATGCAGGATATCCGGCCCCTTGCCGTACCCGCCTGTCATGCTATCGCCAATAAGAAATGGTTCAGACATTGATGTCCCCCGTACCCTGTTCGCGCAGGGCGTTTGTACTGGCTAGCGCGATTACGCCTTGGCCAGTTTATCTTTGTTTTTCAAGCCAGTACCAAGGTATGCTTCGATCACCTGCTCGTTGGCCTTGATCTCGTCCAGGGTGCCCTGCGCCAGTACCTTGCCCTCGGCCATGCAGATCACCGGGTCACATAACCGACCGATGAACTCCATGTCATGTTCGATGACAACAAAGGTATAGCCGCGTTCGTCGTTCAGCCGTTTGATGGCATCGGCGATGGTATAGAGCAGGGTGCGGTTTACCCCGGCTCCGACCTCGTCCAAGAATACGATCTTGGCATCCACCATCATGGTGCGGCCCAGTTCCAGCAGCTTTTTCTGTCCGCCCGAGACTTCGCCCGCCTTGAGATCGGAGATCTGCTCGATGGTCAGGAATTCCATCACTTCGTCGGCCTTGGCGCGCAGGGCGCGTTCCTCGTCGGCGATGCGTTTGCGACCAAACCAAGTGTTCCACAGGGTCTCGCCGGATTGTCCGCCGGGGACCATCATCAGGTTTTCGCGGCAGGTCATCGACGAAAACTCATGCGCAATCTGAAAGGTTCGCAGCAACCCCTTGTGGAACAAACTATGCGGCGGCAACCCGGTGATATCCTCACCATCCATCGTAACCCGACCAGACGTGGGCGGAAGAACGCCAGCGATCACATTAAAAAGAGTGGTTTTTCCTGCACCATTTGGGCCAATTAACCCGGTAATGGAGCCCTTGGCGATTTCCAGCGTTGCACCATCAACGGCATGGAACCCGCCGAAGTGCTTATGCACGTCCTCGACGACGATCATTTCATTTCATCCCCTGCCGCATTTTTGCAGCTTTTAATTTGGATCAGCCCGGGCGAAAACCCGGGCTGATCTTTATCGGCTAACAAACAGATATCAACGGAACTTTACAGTGACGTTTTTGCCATCCTGAACTTCGATCTCGCGGTAGGAACCTGCGCTTTCGCCGGGCCCGATCAGTTCAACACCGGTGGCGCCCTGATAATCGATTTCGCCGCCTGCCTTCAGGATTTCCAAGGCCTTACCCAGTTCACCAGGATTGATCTTTTCACCGGGAGCATTGGCGACATCCATGATTTTCAAGCGGTACTCGGCAGGGTCCTTGGAGTTCGCAGCCTGCATGGCCAGCATGAACAAAGCCGCGGCATCGTAGGATTCGGACGAATATGCCGAAGTTCCGTCAAAACCGGCCTCTTTGGCCAGATCTGCAAAAATCTGGGCACCAGCGCTGTCAGATCCAGCGATCTGACCGTAGGATCCGTTCAGGTCAGGTCCGACATTCTTCGGCAGTGAATCGCCGATCATGCCACCCGGCAGACCAAAGGTGTCAAATGCACCGCTGTCCAGAGCCCCTTGAATGATGCCCAGTCCACCTTGATCCAGATAACCGGCAACAACCAGAATATCA from Parasedimentitalea psychrophila harbors:
- a CDS encoding ABC transporter ATP-binding protein, with the translated sequence MIVVEDVHKHFGGFHAVDGATLEIAKGSITGLIGPNGAGKTTLFNVIAGVLPPTSGRVTMDGEDITGLPPHSLFHKGLLRTFQIAHEFSSMTCRENLMMVPGGQSGETLWNTWFGRKRIADEERALRAKADEVMEFLTIEQISDLKAGEVSGGQKKLLELGRTMMVDAKIVFLDEVGAGVNRTLLYTIADAIKRLNDERGYTFVVIEHDMEFIGRLCDPVICMAEGKVLAQGTLDEIKANEQVIEAYLGTGLKNKDKLAKA
- a CDS encoding ABC transporter ATP-binding protein → MSEPFLIGDSMTGGYGKGPDILHDCTIAVNRGEIAVIVGPNGAGKSTAMKAVFGMLNVRGGSVRLDGEDITALSPQDRVIKGMGFVPQNQNIFTSLTVEENLEMGAFIRTDDIRVTMEQIYHLFPILKDKRNQAAGELSGGQRQQVAVGRALMTQPKVLMLDEPTAGVSPIVMDELFDRIIEVARTGIPILMVEQNARQALEIADKGYVLVQGRNAFTGTGKELLADPEVRKSFLGG